A stretch of DNA from Alicyclobacillus acidocaldarius subsp. acidocaldarius Tc-4-1:
CGCTCCACCAATCCATGCACTAAGGACGGCCCGTTTCATGTCTCGCTCCTCCCTTAACCAAATGAGGACTGCATGGCATTAAGCGCGCGCGCCGAACCAACGGCGTTTGGCTTTGACTGCCGAAAACTCAAACACTTCATCCCAAAACGGCTTCATCGCCTGCACAATGCGTTTGCCGTTCAGTCCGCCTCGTTTATCGATCGTGGGATCAAACGGAACCACAGCGCGCACAGTGTAGGGCGTCAGATACTGCCGCATCGCGCGTTCATCCGCACGCACACGCTTGGACTTGTTGACGAAGGCCGACACCCCAGACGCGTCTAGGCCCGAGAACGCGAGTTTGTCTGCATGTTCCTGGATTCTGGCTAACTGGTCGACGGCGGGGTTGACCACCAGCATGACTTTCGTGGTATACGGCAACACCGCCTGATGGATCGGGGTCCAGCCCTGCGGCATGTCAAGCAGTACCGCATCCATCTCTTCGAGGCACAGGTTCACCAGATACTCCGCATCGTCCGGTGACTGAAGCACCACTTCGGGGCTTTGCGGCGACGGGAAGATGTGAAGTCCGGACTCGTGCAATAAACACACCCCATCTCGCACAGCCTCCTCCACCGATCCGCCGCGCCAACCGCGCACATCCTCGGCATCGGCAAAGCCGAACTTTTGCGCGATGTCGCCGTTGACGTCAAGGTCAATCACCGCGACGCGCTTCCCGCGCAAAGCGGCGTAATACGCGGTGTGCGCGCCGAGCGTCGAGCGCCCCGCGCCACCCTTGGGGCTATCGAGCATGAGCACGGGCACGGTGCGTCGGCGCACGACGGGGGTCGTGGTGTGCCGAAGCGTTTCGACTGGATTGTGAGGCGCCACAGACGGTTCGGACACGGTTGGCGTCACCGGACGCTCGACTTGAGGAGCGGCCATTGGTTGGACACTCGGTTGCGGTGGATCCTCCGACACGGGCGGCGTAGGCACAGAGGGCGCAGGCTCCGAAGTTTTCGTCACCGTCGTCTCTGGAACAGATGACGAGTCCAGGGGCGCGCTCCTCTGCGTGCGCAGTTGCTCCTCCCAGCGCATGACCGCCGCCAGATCAAACGGCGCCGTGAATTCATACACCGGGATCTGGGGCAACCGCTCGCGTATGGCGGCGGTCACACCCAGCCGGGCGTCCACCAAGATCCCATCCACATACCCTGTGGCCGCGTATTTCCGTAACTCGCTCATCGCTGTCATGAGCCGAACCTCCAAGATCCCCTCGCACTGCGCCAGGATCTCCTCCGCTCCGTTCGCACAAAGAAGCGCCAGCATGAGGTCCCTTCACCCCCCTTACTCATCCAAGACGAAGCCGACGGGTTCGGCTTCGCCGTCGGCCGTTTCATCGTCCATGACAAAACCCACGTGGGCTTCAGGAGCAGCTTCTTCGTGTTCTAGTGCAACTTCGAGTCGGATGTGGCGTTCGTACTGATCGATGGCCAGCCAAAGTTCCCACAAGGCCGAGGCGAACGAGGTGTGCTTGGCAGCCACCGGAACCCCGGTCGTCATGGCCTCATACGCCGCTGCGCCAAAATCGGGGATGACCATGTGCGCTTCCGAACCCACTTCAAGCCCGTACGGCACGCGGTTCACTACGAGCCAATACGTGTCATCGTTCAGTGCAGGAAGGGCCTTCGCGGGATCGCAGTCCTGCACCAGGATCACGGCGTCCACATCGAGCTGCACCGTGGTGTCGGACGTGTCGATCACCCAGACCTCTCCGCCACCCGCCTCGATAGCGCCGAACACCATGTCTCGGTAAGGCGGCGATACCCACGTCGCCAGCGGGCTGGCACTGGAAGCGCTGAGAAGCTTCGCTTTCACTCCGCGAGACACAAGCACGTGGAACAGGTTCCAGGCCAGAAACGTCCCGCCTGCCTGTCGGCTCGACACCACCTGCACCTTGAACGGCGCGGGTGTATAGCGGACAGGCGGAGCCTCCAGATCGCGCACCATAAACGCAAGCACATGCGCCGCCGTCAGCCGATCGAGAACCGGCACCACCATCACGCGATCATCCGAAAGCCCGAGTCGCCGTGCCTTCCGGGCGATCTGCTGGGTCCCCGCCACCAGTTTCACAGGCACCCGTGCCTGCAGCGCCGCCTTGGCCGATGCCAATTGGGTCACGAGCGCCAGGTCTGCACCGTCGAAGTCGTCCACCCACTCCACCGAGGGAAGCGTGGCACGAATCCACGCTTCCGCGGCGGCGTCCCCCAATGCCAGGTACACCCGCATCAATTCACACGTCCCTTCAGCGCGCTTGACGGCAGGAAGCGCACCGTCGCTTTTTCGGGGATTTCGATGGTTTCACCCGTTTTCGGATTCCGCCCCTGCCGCGCGGCGCGCACCACGTAGCGAAACTTGCCCAGTGGAGGCAAGGCTACGTCCTCGCCCGCCTGCAATCGCTCCGTCGCGACTTCACAGAGAGAATTGAGGGTTTGCCATACCTGGGATTGCTTCAAACCTGTCCTCGCTGCGATTTCCGCGACCAACTCCGTCTTCGTCATGCTGACTCGCTCCTTTCGACATGGGCCTCATCCATAGGCGGGGTGTAAGACAAAACGAAAAAAAGCCGCCCGAAGGCGGCTCAGTTCGTGTTCAGGTACGCGACAAATTGGTTCGTCGCCCCCTGCGACAGCGTGTACGTCGTCGTAAGGGTCTGCTGATTGGACGGCCCGGCGATCGTCTGCCCCGTCGTCACATCCACAATTGACAGCGTCTGATTCGGCGCAAGGGGTGCGTTGGCCTGTGCGGTGAGCGTCACCGTCGTGTTGCCCGGCGCGGTGGAAACCGGCGTTGCCGTGAGTGTCACCGCCGTGGCGCCCTGAACCTGTACGGTTGTGGTCGTACTTTGACCATAGACGGTCGCCGTGAGCGTGTAAGTGCCCGGTGTCGTCGCCGAAAACGTCGTCGACCACTGCCCCTGCGCATTGGTCGTGACGTTGGCCGCTGCCAAGTTCCCGCCGCTTGCCTGCAACGACACAGGGATATTCGGCACGCCGCTGCCGCCAGCCGTGACCTGCCCGCTCACGGTGATGGTCTGACCGATATCGGCCGGAGACGGTGAAGCTTGGATGCTGACTTGGTACGCCTCCCACGTGATCTGCACGGGTGACGACGACTGGATCGGCGCTCCACCCGGCGTCCCAAGGTACAACACGTAGGTATGGGTTCCCGGCGTTTGTTGGTTCACACTGGCTGAGATCGTTTGTTCGCTGCCACCCGTGACCCACTGCCCCGTCGACTCGTCATAGATGCCGAGAGTATATCCGTTGGTCGATTCGCTCGCGCTCCCCGTCAACGTGGCTGTCTGCCCGACCAGAAGCTGTGTGGGATTGCCCGTGAGCGAGAGCGTCATCCCGATGACACCCGTCTCCGAAACCACCGCATTGCCCTCGTTGATGGAGACGGTGTATGCCGGGCTGTGCTGTCCCCACAGTTCATAGGCGTCACTATCCAGCGTTTGTGTGGCCTGCGAACTGCCGTGAGCTGTCAACACCCAGTATACGGCCACTCCTGCTCCTGTCATGAGAATCGCAAAGATCAGAATCAGGATGCGTGGCATCATGTTTTCCGGTCCTGCACGTCGCCAGCGCCACATCGGCTGTTCACCTCTCGTTTATGGCCGTAAAACCGCCATACTTGCTAGAATGGTGCAGACCAACCCCAAGAAAAAATACACGCCCATTGGAGCCAACGGGCGTTCTTCAGCGTTGACTTGAGGGCCTGCCAACACAGGCCAAAGGGGTCGGGTTACCAAGGCCAGGAGCAGGGCGAGAAACAGGGGCACGAGCGCCAGGACACCGAGACCCAGCCCCATCACCCCGACCATCTCCGCATCCCCGAGCGCGTGGTCACGATCCACCATCCACCAGAGACCGCCGAGACTCACGCCCGATAGCACCAAGGCAAGAAGCAGCCACCAAGGGGCGCGGCAGTCCACATCGGCCACGAGGATGGCGACAGCGCCGAGGATAAGGACGGTTTCGCTGACGCGGCGGTAGAGCACGTCCGTGACGGCGCATATCACAAAGATGCACAACATAAGGATCATGTTGATGTCCAGACCAAGTTCAGCTTTCAAATCCAGCTCTCTCCTTGTTTTATTCCTGAATCCACCCGACGGAAATCTTACGGATTTTGGACAATGTTTTTACGCCGTTTTCACGCTTCAAAGACCTCGCCCCCCTCCACAAAGAATTGCATTTGAACGTTGCTTTCCGAGAATTTCGTCCATATCATTTCCATAGCCCGTCGTCGCGCCTCGTTTTTGGTGACCCACACCACCTTGCGAAAGGACTCGTCCAACACGCTGAGGTTGGTGATATACATCTGATATTTTCGCCATAGCTGTCTGGAGCTTTCGGTGGCATTGTCAAACTCCACCCACCAAAAACCCTCGGCGGTGCGCAAGGCTGCGTCCGGGCGAATGGCCGAAGCGCGGAGTTCTGTGTCGGGTGCCCCCGTCGCGAACTTGCGTAAAAACCAGAGCTCATCGGTTGCTTCTCGCGTGTTGAACCATCGGACACCGTCAAATCCGTGCCTGTGCAGATAGCGCATGAGGATCGCGTTCAGCCCCAGCGCGTGCCCCCACTGTGCATCCATCACGACCACTTTGCTTTCGATTCCCAACATGTGATGGACATATCGCACGCCGGGCGCTGTTAAGACCAACGCATATCGTCTTCCTTCATGCCCTTTGGCCCAGATCCCGCGAAGCAAGGGGTCATCATGCGAATTTCTCGCTCGAAAGAGATACTTCTGAAGCATGAATTCGCTCCAATCCAAGAGAAACAAGACATCCGAGCGCAGAATCACGCCCGCGTCATACACCACACCCAACAATTTTTGTTCGGGCGGAAACTCGCTATCTCGCCACGACAAAATCAATCCAGATCCCACCTCTGCAAGAACGCCGTCACCGGGTTGCGCGGAACCGTTGGTTGTGGCTGTTGTATAGCCACAACGCCCTTGTGCTCCTGCAGCCCCTTCAGCACCTCATCCGCAATGCGCTTGACCCAATCCTCCATGTCCGCACTCGGGCGCTCAGGCTCCGAGCGATCGAGTCCCCGCCGCAGCATCGCTTCGATGGCCCGAGACCGTTGGCGCTTTGGTAGACGTTCGATCCAAGCAATGAGTGTTGGATCGCGGATGTAAATGTGGAGCGTGTACGGCTTCGCACGCCACGCTTGCGATTCTTGGGACATCGCAGATTCCTTCCTTGTCTAAGGGAGTGGTGTAAGGCAAAGCGCCGTCCCATGACGGGAACGGCGCTCATCCATACAACTCATCGGCCGTGAGTCCTCTCGTGCGCTTGCGTTTCATCTTCTGCACCCTCGCGTCCTCATCCGGCCAATACCCGTTCTCCAGGTAAAAGTTCAGTCGCTCTTCCGCTTCGGCCGCCGGACGCCCCAGCTCCTGCTGCAGCTCATACCCGAACGCGCGAAGCTCCTCATACCGCTTCCGAAGAGCGGGCTTGTCGAAGAAATTCACGACTTTGGCGTTGGGCGCAAAGCCTTCATACACATCCGGCGGCGGCGCTTGTGTTTCGCAGGAGTGCGCCTTGCCACCGACAATCGTGTACACCGCAGCCACGTTGTCCGGGAGCGCGCGCAGGTACTCCGGCGTGAAATGTCCTTGCGTCAAGTCCGCCATGATCCGCGCGCTGTCCGCACCCACGCGGAGCGAGAAGAAGTTCCCCAGCACGTCCTTGATCGCCTTTTTGAGTTCCCCGCTGAATTGCTCCACCGACTGCGTGATCATACCGAGTGACAGCCCAAACTTGCGCGTCTCGGCGATGATCTTGGCCATGATGTCGGTCTGCACGCGGTGACACTCATCGACCAGCAGGAAATGCGTGAGTGACGTGCTTTCTGGGCGTGTCAGCGCGATCTGGTAGTATTGCTCGATGAGCCCGCCCATGATGAGGCTCATGAGTTCTCCACTCAGCGCCTTCACGTCAATGAGCAAAATATGTCCTTCATCCATCCACTCGCGAATCGGCAAGGCGTACTCCGGTTGCCCGAAGTAAAGGGCGGTACTGCTCGTCACGAAGGGACGCAGGCGGCGTTCGACCGGCGCGTAGTAGTCGGGGTTTTTCGCTTGCGCCGGGAACGTCTGCTCCCAGTACGTGCGCACCAAGGGTGATTTCAGCCGGCGCAGGACTTGCAGCCGCCAGTTCTCGTCTTTCAACATCGGGATCATGCCGGCGAGGACGTGCTGTACTTCGTCGTCTTCCTTGAACGCCTGCACACACATGTCGATGATCTCGTCGATGCGCGCGCCGCCGCCGTACGCTTTGCTCAATGTCGCCACAATGGCCTCCGTTGTCAGGACTTGCAACAGATTCAGCGCCACAGGATAGTCGCGATTGGAAAACGAGATATAATGGACTTTCTTCCAAAGCGGGCTGTCCTTCGGCAGCGCGGCTTGGAGACGGGACAGGAAGATGAGCGTCGTTTCCGCCGCCGGGTCTATGAGCGTGAGTCCAGGCTTGGGATTCCCAGGCGTCTGTTGCACCCAGTCGTCCAAAATCGACTGCAGCAAGAACATGAGCGTCGTCGATTTCCCGGCGCCCGTCATGCCCGTCATCAGGAAGTGGCGCGTGAATTGTGCATACGGGATGCGCACCAACCGCGAGGCTTGCGTCGGGTGACGCAGATAGCCAATGGCCACGCCTTCTGCAAATTCGTCGTCTCTCAGTGTTTTTGCGTGCTCTCGAATGATCGGCATCTGCGGCCAGGTTTCTGGAGACGGCACATGCACGAGTTGCGCCAATTCATCCGCCGACATGACAAACGGCTTCAGGGATTTCGAGGCTACGAGTTGATTTTCCGCCGCCAGATCCCGCAAGGCGCCGAGCATCCCTTGAAAGAACGGCTGCGCCCGATGCTTCTCGTCGCCCTCAAAGCGCATGGTGACGTGAAACAGGTCGCTTAACTCTTCGTACCGTTGCACGATCCCGCCAATCTGCCGCTTTTGGTGTGGAAGCACTCGCGGCTTTTGGGGTTTGGAAGTTGCCCCTTTGTTGGCGGATTTGCCCGTGAACGCCGCACCGAGTTCCGCCGCTGTATCCGCCGCGATCTTGGCCCACGGATTCGCCCCGGATTGACGCAGTTCGGGATCAAGGCGCTGATGTTCCCGCTTCACCCGCCGTAACGCCTCGCCCTCCTCCATGGGGCTGAACGCGATTTCGACTGCCGTGTTCTTGCCCATCGCCCGAAGGAGCGTCACCAGCGGATCCCGCTTGTCATCTCGCGCAAACGGCAAGAGCGCGTGCCTCGCGGTGACCTCCATCCGCACCTTCGGGTTCAGGCGGATGGTCGGTTTTCGTTCTTCTGGCACTTCGTGCAGCTCCAACGTGGGCGAAAGCGTCCCCTTCACGCCTTGCTCGCGATCTTCCGGCACGATGAGCCAGAACCAAACCTCGCCGTTTGTGTCTTTCTCGATGCGCAGGCGGAACCAAACCGGGCCTTTGTTCCGACGCTCGGCTTTTGTGCGGCGAAAATGCGAGAGACGCGCCAACCAAGCGCTGGCTTCGCGCAGGTCATACGTGTGGTGACTGCGGGGAATGAGCGCTTTGGGCTGTCCTTCGTAACGTTTGCGCTCCGCCTGCACTTTGTCCTTGTCCCGCCATACGCCATAGCCTGCGGCGGCTCCAAGCCCCACTGCCGCCACGCCCATGAGGGTGTGTTCCACATTCAGCAACGCGCACCGCCTCCTCGCCAACGCGGAAACCACATGCCCGTTTCCGTCTGGTACACCCGGTAAGTCGGAAACACGCCTGCCAGCACTTCTTCCTCCGCTCGCGCCCGCAAGACCTCCATACCCACAAACAGTAACCAAAGCCCCCACAATACCGGTCGGTTCACACCGATACAGCTTCCGAACATCCCAATGCAATACGCGAGATACAACGGATGGCGAACATAACG
This window harbors:
- a CDS encoding AAA family ATPase; the encoded protein is MLALLCANGAEEILAQCEGILEVRLMTAMSELRKYAATGYVDGILVDARLGVTAAIRERLPQIPVYEFTAPFDLAAVMRWEEQLRTQRSAPLDSSSVPETTVTKTSEPAPSVPTPPVSEDPPQPSVQPMAAPQVERPVTPTVSEPSVAPHNPVETLRHTTTPVVRRRTVPVLMLDSPKGGAGRSTLGAHTAYYAALRGKRVAVIDLDVNGDIAQKFGFADAEDVRGWRGGSVEEAVRDGVCLLHESGLHIFPSPQSPEVVLQSPDDAEYLVNLCLEEMDAVLLDMPQGWTPIHQAVLPYTTKVMLVVNPAVDQLARIQEHADKLAFSGLDASGVSAFVNKSKRVRADERAMRQYLTPYTVRAVVPFDPTIDKRGGLNGKRIVQAMKPFWDEVFEFSAVKAKRRWFGARA
- a CDS encoding HU family DNA-binding protein; translation: MTKTELVAEIAARTGLKQSQVWQTLNSLCEVATERLQAGEDVALPPLGKFRYVVRAARQGRNPKTGETIEIPEKATVRFLPSSALKGRVN
- a CDS encoding Ig-like domain-containing protein; its protein translation is MTGAGVAVYWVLTAHGSSQATQTLDSDAYELWGQHSPAYTVSINEGNAVVSETGVIGMTLSLTGNPTQLLVGQTATLTGSASESTNGYTLGIYDESTGQWVTGGSEQTISASVNQQTPGTHTYVLYLGTPGGAPIQSSSPVQITWEAYQVSIQASPSPADIGQTITVSGQVTAGGSGVPNIPVSLQASGGNLAAANVTTNAQGQWSTTFSATTPGTYTLTATVYGQSTTTTVQVQGATAVTLTATPVSTAPGNTTVTLTAQANAPLAPNQTLSIVDVTTGQTIAGPSNQQTLTTTYTLSQGATNQFVAYLNTN
- a CDS encoding replication-relaxation family protein, encoding MLQKYLFRARNSHDDPLLRGIWAKGHEGRRYALVLTAPGVRYVHHMLGIESKVVVMDAQWGHALGLNAILMRYLHRHGFDGVRWFNTREATDELWFLRKFATGAPDTELRASAIRPDAALRTAEGFWWVEFDNATESSRQLWRKYQMYITNLSVLDESFRKVVWVTKNEARRRAMEMIWTKFSESNVQMQFFVEGGEVFEA
- a CDS encoding ATP-binding protein; amino-acid sequence: MEHTLMGVAAVGLGAAAGYGVWRDKDKVQAERKRYEGQPKALIPRSHHTYDLREASAWLARLSHFRRTKAERRNKGPVWFRLRIEKDTNGEVWFWLIVPEDREQGVKGTLSPTLELHEVPEERKPTIRLNPKVRMEVTARHALLPFARDDKRDPLVTLLRAMGKNTAVEIAFSPMEEGEALRRVKREHQRLDPELRQSGANPWAKIAADTAAELGAAFTGKSANKGATSKPQKPRVLPHQKRQIGGIVQRYEELSDLFHVTMRFEGDEKHRAQPFFQGMLGALRDLAAENQLVASKSLKPFVMSADELAQLVHVPSPETWPQMPIIREHAKTLRDDEFAEGVAIGYLRHPTQASRLVRIPYAQFTRHFLMTGMTGAGKSTTLMFLLQSILDDWVQQTPGNPKPGLTLIDPAAETTLIFLSRLQAALPKDSPLWKKVHYISFSNRDYPVALNLLQVLTTEAIVATLSKAYGGGARIDEIIDMCVQAFKEDDEVQHVLAGMIPMLKDENWRLQVLRRLKSPLVRTYWEQTFPAQAKNPDYYAPVERRLRPFVTSSTALYFGQPEYALPIREWMDEGHILLIDVKALSGELMSLIMGGLIEQYYQIALTRPESTSLTHFLLVDECHRVQTDIMAKIIAETRKFGLSLGMITQSVEQFSGELKKAIKDVLGNFFSLRVGADSARIMADLTQGHFTPEYLRALPDNVAAVYTIVGGKAHSCETQAPPPDVYEGFAPNAKVVNFFDKPALRKRYEELRAFGYELQQELGRPAAEAEERLNFYLENGYWPDEDARVQKMKRKRTRGLTADELYG